From Streptomyces sp. TLI_105, the proteins below share one genomic window:
- a CDS encoding YbjN domain-containing protein — translation MSIDPSSIPNFGGQPQPQAAGPAGPVVPDQDLVKQLLDQMELKYVVDDEGDLAAPWEEFRTYFMFRGEGEQQVFSVRTFYDRPHSADDRAKVLDAIDDWNRRTLWPKVYTHLHEEEDGSATLRLIGEAQMLIGTGVALEHFVSSTVSWVRASIEFDKWIVEQFGLESPEAKAEGAEGGDEEA, via the coding sequence GTGAGCATCGACCCGTCCTCGATTCCGAATTTCGGGGGCCAGCCCCAGCCTCAGGCCGCAGGACCGGCGGGCCCCGTCGTCCCCGACCAGGACCTCGTCAAGCAGCTCCTCGACCAGATGGAACTCAAGTACGTCGTCGACGACGAGGGTGACCTCGCGGCGCCGTGGGAGGAGTTCCGCACGTACTTCATGTTCCGCGGCGAGGGCGAGCAGCAGGTCTTCTCGGTGCGGACGTTCTACGACCGCCCGCACTCGGCCGACGACCGCGCGAAGGTCCTCGACGCGATCGACGACTGGAACCGCCGCACCCTGTGGCCCAAGGTCTACACCCACCTGCACGAGGAGGAGGACGGCTCCGCCACCCTCCGCCTCATCGGCGAGGCCCAGATGCTGATCGGCACCGGCGTCGCCCTGGAGCACTTCGTGTCCTCCACGGTCAGCTGGGTCCGCGCGTCGATCGAGTTCGACAAGTGGATCGTCGAGCAGTTCGGCCTGGAGTCCCCGGAGGCCAAGGCCGAGGGCGCCGAGGGCGGCGACGAGGAGGCCTGA
- a CDS encoding pyridoxal phosphate-dependent aminotransferase, giving the protein MAVMTRPLLNRRLAEFGTTIFAEMSALAARTGSINLGQGFPDTDGPEEIREAAVRALRDGRGNQYPPGPGVPELRSAIADHQRERYGLAYDPDAEVLVTAGATEAIAAALLALVEPGDEVIALEPYYDSYAACIAMAGGTRVPVTLRPHEGVRDGAAERRFVLDLDELRAAVTDRTRLILLNTPHNPTGTVLTRAELTAVAELAVERDLLVVTDEVYEHLVFDGAEHLPIASLPGMRERTVTIGSSGKTFSFTGWKVGWITASPELTSAVRSAKQFLTYVSSGPFQYAIAEALRLPAAYFDGLRADLRAKRDLLSEGLVQAGFEVYRPAGTYFVTTDIRPLGATDGFAFCRSLPERAGVVAIPNAVFYDHREEGAPFVRFAFCKKTEVLEEAVSRLKRLA; this is encoded by the coding sequence ATGGCGGTCATGACACGACCGCTGCTCAATCGCCGCCTCGCCGAGTTCGGGACGACGATCTTCGCCGAGATGTCCGCGCTCGCCGCCAGGACCGGGTCGATCAACCTCGGTCAGGGCTTCCCCGACACCGACGGCCCGGAGGAGATCCGGGAGGCGGCGGTCCGCGCGCTGCGGGACGGCCGCGGCAACCAGTACCCGCCCGGCCCCGGCGTCCCCGAGCTGCGGTCGGCGATCGCCGACCACCAGCGGGAGCGGTACGGCCTCGCGTACGACCCCGACGCCGAGGTCCTCGTCACGGCGGGCGCCACCGAGGCGATCGCGGCGGCCCTGCTCGCCCTGGTCGAGCCGGGCGACGAGGTGATCGCCCTGGAGCCGTACTACGACTCGTACGCCGCCTGCATCGCGATGGCCGGCGGCACCAGGGTCCCCGTCACCCTCCGCCCCCACGAGGGCGTCCGCGACGGAGCCGCCGAACGACGCTTCGTCCTCGACCTCGACGAGCTGCGGGCCGCCGTCACCGACCGGACCCGGCTGATCCTGCTCAACACCCCGCACAACCCCACCGGCACGGTCCTCACCCGGGCCGAACTGACCGCCGTCGCCGAGCTGGCGGTCGAGCGGGACCTGCTGGTCGTCACGGACGAGGTGTACGAGCACCTGGTCTTCGACGGGGCCGAGCACCTGCCGATCGCGAGCCTGCCCGGCATGCGGGAGCGCACGGTCACCATCGGTTCCAGCGGCAAGACGTTCTCGTTCACGGGCTGGAAGGTCGGCTGGATCACCGCGAGCCCCGAGCTGACCTCCGCCGTCCGCTCGGCCAAGCAGTTCCTCACGTACGTCTCCTCGGGCCCCTTCCAGTACGCGATCGCCGAGGCCCTCCGGCTCCCCGCCGCCTACTTCGACGGCCTGCGCGCCGACCTGCGCGCCAAGCGGGACCTGCTGAGCGAGGGCCTCGTACAGGCGGGCTTCGAGGTCTACCGCCCGGCCGGCACCTACTTCGTCACCACCGACATCCGCCCCCTCGGCGCCACCGACGGCTTCGCCTTCTGCCGCTCCCTCCCGGAGCGCGCGGGCGTCGTCGCCATCCCCAACGCGGTCTTCTACGACCACCGCGAGGAGGGCGCCCCCTTCGTCCGCTTCGCCTTCTGCAAGAAGACCGAGGTCCTGGAGGAGGCCGTCTCCCGCCTCAAGCGCCTCGCCTGA